One genomic segment of Sminthopsis crassicaudata isolate SCR6 chromosome 4, ASM4859323v1, whole genome shotgun sequence includes these proteins:
- the LOC141566316 gene encoding cysteine-rich venom protein-like produces the protein MGSLYVLMFLATMIHQSAGLNFTLDCNLPTMKEEVQKEILDCHNNIRRSVIPTASNMLKMEWNHEAASDAQKWANKCTLKVSEFSNRTTGDTVCSENIFASSLSVCWKDVILAWKLQKRNFIYGVGAINQKSHYLAYIQMIFYRTYKIGCGVSYCPNNIYKYFYVCQYCPARNEVTSLATPYKKGDRCADCPYSCYNGLCTNPCQYEDKYSNCQQLKDQLTCDFTPVKLHCKATCMCTSEIK, from the exons ATGGGCTCACTCTATGTACTgatgtttctagccactatgatcCATCAATCTGCAGGACTG aaTTTCACACTTGATTGCAATTTACCCACTATGAAAGAAGAGGTACAAAAGGAAATCCTTGATTGCCACAATAATATAAGAAGATCAGTGATCCCAACAGCTAGCAATATGCTGAAAATG GAATGGAATCATGAAGCTGCTTCAGATGCTCAAAAATGGGCAAATAAATGCACCTTGAAAGTCAGTGAATTTTCTAATAGAACTACTGGTG atacAGTATGTAGTGAAAATATATTTGCATCAAGCTTGTCTGTATGCTGGAAAGATGTCATCCTTGCTTGGAAActacagaaaagaaattttatttatggaGTAGGGGCCATCAACCAAAAAAGTCATTATCTTGCTTACATTCAG ATGATCTTTTATAGAACTTATAAAATTGGATGTGGTGTTTCCTATTGCCCAAACAATATATATAAGTACTTTTACGTGTGCCAATACTGTCCAGC AAGGAATGAAGTTACTTCATTAGCAACACCCTACAAGAAAGGTGACAGATGTGCTGATTGCCCTTATTCTTGCTATAATGGACTCTGTA CCAACCCTTGTCAGTATGAAGATAAATATTCAAATTGCCAACAACTGAAAGATCAGCTTACTTGTGACTTCACACCAGTCAAGCTTCACTGTAAAGCTACATGCATGTGTACCagtgaaataaaatag